The Argentina anserina chromosome 3, drPotAnse1.1, whole genome shotgun sequence genome includes a region encoding these proteins:
- the LOC126788652 gene encoding uncharacterized protein LOC126788652 produces the protein MWSNEYWAVQSSPWRFEIHGRGAQCISGVTSVHYVALDLKRCTCRRWDISGLPCGHAVCAIFSIKKSHADFVDDYYTKDTYMKAYDPIMYPIAGVEEWEKIHRPIAPILYRRQPGRPPKMARNLSAGEVEPPAGANKFPKVYYSQITCKMCGKKGHNSRTCLRRNQGQNVQQQPFHLNTQEGMQEQAHQSPNVREAVSHGVQQQDVHDLVGSSQPLPESQQCPSNTG, from the exons ATGTGGAGCAATGAGTATTGGGCTGTTCAGTCTAGTCCCTGGAGGTTTGAGATTCATGGAAGGGGTGCACAATGCATAAGTGGGGTTACTTCTGTTCATTATGTGGCATTGGACTTGAAGAGATGCACCTGTAGGAGATGGGATATTTCAGGACTACCATGTGGACATGCAGTTTGTGcaatattctcaattaaaaAGTCTCATGCAGATTTTGTGGATGACTACTACACCAAGGACACATATATGAAAGCTTATGACCCAATCATGTATCCTATAGCTGGAGTGGAGGAGTGGGAGAAAATACATAGGCCTATTGCACCTATTCTATATAGGAGGCAGCCTGGGAGACCCCCTAAAATGGCTAGGAATCTATCTGCAG GTGAAGTAGAACCACCAGCTGGGGCAAACAAATTTCCTAAGGTGTATTATTCTCAAATCACTTGTAAAATGTGTGGCAAAAAGGGCCACAATAGTAGGACTTGTTTACGAAGGAATCAG GGTCAAAATGTGCAACAACAACCTTTTCATTTGAATACACAAGAGGGTATGCAAGAACAAGCACACCAAAGTCCGAATGTAAGGGAGGCAGTAAGCCATGGTGTTCAACAACAAGATGTTCATGATCTTGTAGGCAGTTCCCAACCACTACCTGAAAGTCAGCAATGTCCCTCAAACACCGGCTAA